gacggcttggtggtgattgggagcttggtgatcacccggcggagcttgtgggtgacccaactcaagttgtgagcggctttgggtgattcgtcgtgacggagtgtcgaagaatcaacccgtagagagcacttgatccttgcgcggatcaagggggagctacacccttgcgcgggtgctccaacgaggactagtggagagtggcgactctccgatacctcggcaaaacatcgccgcgttcctctctccatttactttgagcatttactttgagtatttactttgagcaattcaatacttgtctttacattcgtagaattgctatgctagagtaagtttggaacataggttgcaagtcttttgtgcgttaattcgatagaaacacttttctaggcacaaggggttaattgggctatccgtaggatttgattattgcaagagaatttagaattagcccaattcaccccccctcttgggcatcttgatcctttcaatcgcgatggccgttggaggtggtgtatctgttgctaaggcgcagcttcgaaggctgtagtcgggccgtgaatgtcatctccatccccaaatcaagttatccaccttctctcatcgaaagatagGGATTCACCCGACATGGCGCGTGACGAACGGCCTGCTGAAGAACGCCAGGGGGCCAACCCCTGGTGGAGGATGGCGCCGAAGCCGACACCGGACGCATCGTAGTCGACAATGAACTCGCGGGTGAAGTCCGGCATCTGCAAAACAGGGGCCGATGAGAGGGCCCGTTTGAGGGTGGCAAAGGCCTCCTCCACCTCTGCCGTCCAGACAAACGCCTCCTTGCGCAGGAGACGCGTGAGTGGCGCCACGATGGAGCCGAAATCACGAAtgaacttgcggtagtagcccgcAAGCCCGAGGAAGCCGCGCACGCCACGGGGTGACCGCGACGTGGGCCAAGAGGCGACCGCAGCCACCTTGTCGCTGTCCATAGCGACATTGTTGGCAGAGATGACGTGCCCGAGGTAGTCGACGGAGAGCGCCCCGAAGGAGCACTTCGACCTCTTGAGGTAGAGGCCGTGAGCTCGCAAGGCGGAGAAGACGAGGCCCACGTGTTGGAGATGCTCGGACCATGACGTGCtgtagatcaggatgtcatcaaagaagaccagcacGAATCTGCAGAGGAAAGGCCGGAGGACGTCGTTCATCAAGGCCTGGAACGTCGCCGGGGCGTTGGACAGCCCAaacggcatcaccaggaactcgaaGTGGCCATGGTGGGTGCGGAAAGCGGTCTTCTCGATGTCCACCGGGTGCATGCGCACCTGGTGATAGCCAGGCCggaggtcgagcttggtgaagtagCAAGCCCCATGAAGCTCATCGAGGAGCTCGTCGACCACCAGAATCGGAAATTTGTCCTTGGATGTCTTGTCATTGAGCGCTCGAtagtcgatgcagaagcgccACGACCCGTCCGACTTTTTGACAAGCAGGACCGGCGCTGAGAAAGGCGACGTGCTCGGCCGGATGATGCCCTACGCCAACATTTCAGCGCATTGCCGCTCCAGCTCGTCCTTCTACAGCTGTGGGTACCGGTAGGGCCACACCGCCACGGGCGCGGTCCCCGGTAGaaggtggatgcggtggtcgtagGGTCGCACAGGGGGAAGGCCACGCGGCGCGTCAAAGAGGGCCCCATGCTGCTGGAGCAGCTGGTCCCGCAGCGGGCGCTGCTGGTCGGCAGTGGTCGTAGCCAGGCGCTGCTGACTCGTTGAGGCACCCGGGGTGCCCACGCACTGCCACGTGACGCGCTGGTCACCTCGCTGGAAGGACACGGTGAGCCTCTCGAAATCCCACAGCAAGGGACCTAGCGCTCCGAGgaagtcgacgccgaggatgaagtCGAAACAGCCGAGAGCGAGCCCCACGCAGGTGATGGGGAAGGACTCGTCGCCAATCATGACAGGGACATCACGAGCAATCCCCTCGCATGGCACGCGCTCACCGTTAGCGACGGTGACTCGGAGCTGGTCGCCCCCCACAGCATGAGCCCTAGGCGGCGCATTGCCACGCCCTGGAGGAAAGTGTGGGTGGAGCCCGTGTCCAGCAGGGCGAGGAGGCATTCCCCATTGATCATGACGGGCAGCAGCATGGTGTGGTACGTCCTGATCCCTGCAAGAGCGTGGACGGAAACAACAAGGGAATTAGCAGTTGCCCCGTCTAGTGGCGCCGTGGGGTCTTCGGTTGCTGCGCTCGCGGCGTCCGCCACAGCCGGGAACTCCTCGTCGTCGATGTAGTCCGAGGACTCCAGGTAGAATAGGCGCTGGCACACGTGGCCACGCACATACTGCTCGTCGCAGTTGTAGCATAAACCCTGGCGATGGCGCTCGAGCAGCTCCGCAAGCGACAGGCGGCGGAACGTGCGGCCCTGGGCTGGTGTGCCGGAGCCAAGAGGTGTGGGTGCTGTAGAGGTGGTCGTCCCGGCCGAGGTCCCTCCCCCGGCGACCGGCCGAGCCAGTGGAACTGACCGCTGGGGAGGACGGGCGCCACGCTGCGGTGGCGCTGCCAAGGCCGCGGCCTTGCGCTCGAAGGCGCACGCCAAGTACATGGCCGTCTGGAGGTCGCCGGGATCGTGCATCTCCACGTCCACGCAGAGGTGATCCGGCAGGCCGCCCATGAAGAGCTCCGCCTTTTGGTGGGTAGAGATGTCCCGGGCGTGAGCCAGGACCGCCTAAAAGCGTCCTGCAAACTCCTCCACCGTGGAGTGGAAGGGCAGCCGGCCCAGTTTCGCCAGGCGGGTGCCGCGGATGGGCGGGCCGAAGCGAAGGCGACACAGGTCCTTGAACCTGTCCCACGGCGGCATACCCTCGTCCTGCTCGAGGGCGTAGTACCACGTCTGGGCCGCTCCAGTGAGGTGGTAAGATGCCATCCAAGTGCACTGCGACGCCGGAGTGAACTGGCCGTGGAAGAATTGCTCACAATGCGTGAGCCAGTTCAGCGGATCGACGGAGCCGTCGTATGTCGTGAACTCGATCTTGTGGAACTTCGGTGGCCCGTGGCCCTACGCAGATGCAGGAGCACCACCCTCGCAGGCGCCCTCGTTGGATCCTGGGGCGCTGGTGGCCGTGGGCATGACACTGCTGCCGTGGAAGAGGGTGCCATCCATCCCGCCATAGAGGGTACCCGACACCACCGGAGCCCCATGATCGGGAACGTGCATCCGGGGTGGAGTCGTCGTGTAGGCGGGGCTGGAGTGGCACAGCGCCCATGGTAGAATCTGGGACGGCGAAGCCGGAAAGCAGATCATGTGGATCGGGACGCCAATCGATGGCAGCGGTGGTGAGGTCGAGGGTCCAGCGTGGGTGGGCATCCCGTAGAGGTACGAGGTTAGAGCCGTGTGCGGGGGCGCTGGCAGGGCCGACTGCTGCGGCGGCACGCCGTACTGCTGCGGCGTCGGGTTGAGGAGGTTGAGGACGGACTGCATCGTCAGTCGCATCTCGGCCATGCCATGGCTGAGGTCGATGATGGTCCCCGTCATCTGCTCCGGTGTGAAGACGGCGTGCGGCACTGCTGGGGCGCCCATCGGCAGGGACAGGTTCGGCACCAGCGCCGATGTGGACGCAGCCGCCTAGATCGGCGCGGTGGTGCCGGGCGGTTCAGtcgcggcgagcggtggcaccGTGGAGGTGGGCAGAGGAATCGACATGGCCAAGTCTGATACCAGGTTGATACGTACGTGAGCCTTGCCTCTGGTGGATCGAAGGTTGTATGAGTGTGCGATGGCTGGACGAGGCTTGAAGGCTGCGGAACGGCGGCGGGGCGCTGTGATCGCGCGCGGCTGAAGAGAAGCAGGGGAAGGGGTGGCGGCTAGGGCAGTCCCGGCTCCCAAGGGAAGCCGAGTAAGTTGATTACTCTTTGCTTAAATCATAATTGTGCCTGATTACAAATATTTATACTCTAGGGAAATATTGAGGGAATAATAAAAATATGCTAATGGGCTACTTTAGGCACTAATGGGCCTACGCCTGGTATATTGCAAACCGGTCATAACAGTTGGATAGACCAAACATCGTGGCCAATGCTAAGATCATCATGGGTAATAAGTTATAGACTGAACATCAGTGATGGCTCCATGAGTTGATTTGTTTCGACTAAAATCATAAAGGACCACGTCCACTGGAGTAATTTGGCTAAAGCCTATAATGGACTGCTGGGTTACTTGAGGAACGGGCCCTTGATCTTTTTGCCACCAGCGAGCTCAATTCACAGTGCAATGACACATTTTTCATGTAGTTAATTATCCCTTATCtacatttttttttaattttgaacaAAACAACACACCAACAATTTCTGTTATTTTAGTTCCATCTTTCCTAATAGGATTTTTGTAATAGAGCTTAAGGTCCTCTTGATCATGTAGAAAAGTTTCCATGTTAAAGCAATCAAGGGATGCAAGACCACCATTAATAATTAAACCAAACCATATAATTGTTATGCTATATTAAGATCACTTGGCGCATGTGGCGCTGAGGTACAAGCTCCTTTTTAGTGAGATACAAAATATGTGGTGCTTTGTGAGAAGCTATGCGCTAATTAAAACATGCATGGTGTATTGTGAAAGGAGCTCTAATAAGTAATAAATGGCACAATAGTACAACATACGCCAAAATTCTGCCTTTTGGCAAACAAATGAAGTCAGGTTGCTGTCGACAAGCAGCCACTTTTACTGGATGATTGACATTTTCCATATGGAGCACTAACATGTTTCTCGTGTGGATGCTTCCTAGGTTGGTAGCACACCTTCAGTTTCCACCTCTAGTTTAAAGGGTCGACAGACTTTAAACTAACTTTTATTTGTGCTTAGAGTCGCCCATGATAGGCTACACATTGGATTTTCCTTCGTGTACCGATGCTGAACTGAAGATGATGCTGCCTGCGTCCTGCTGCTGCTGTCTCTCTCGGTCAGCTCCTAGCCTCCTAGCTAGTCGTCCCAGCCACAGCTGCAGGTTAGCAAGCTGCTGGTGGTTTCCTACCAGCTTCACTCCACTCCACTCACTCACTAATCTCTCAAGTGTTTTGACTATTGCAGCAGAGGCATCATGCATCATCCTTTGCCGCCTGTATGTGTACGTTGCTTTCCAGCGGCGCACGGCGGCAGTGCAGTGGTGACAGTCCAGCGGACAAAATATGTATGTATGGTGTGGGAATTAACGCGTATGAATTGAAGACGACGACGAGACTTTGACAGGTCATACATACATATAGTCCATAGACATCCCAGTTGTAAAGTCTGGCGAAATCCGGTAGGGTTCCTCTCTATCTGAAGATCTGAAATCCAGTAGCGCGTCCCCGTACGTGCTGCATGTCAACCATGTTTGCTGACAGCTGCCGCGGGATGATCTCGATCGAACCGGAAGCATGGCTGTCTCTGTCTACTTTACTAATTAGCCAGCAAGTTATACACTACTACAAAATAATTTTGAGTCAACTTCTTTTACAAATTAAGGCAACCTAAAAGTGTTCCAATCGCGGAATATCAAGCAATTTTAAACATGCTCGGCCCATTTATAGAGATAGCGCAATAAAACATACTACCGCAAAAAAGATTGTAGGAGACAGACACCTAAAAATCACTTAATATCGAATTTCAAACACGCTCTGCCCATTTATAGAGATAGCCCAATAAAATATACTATCACAAAAAAGATTGTAGGAGACAGACATCTGAAAAACAATTAACATCGAATCTCTTAGGAGATATATAACCTATTTTTAGAGACAGGCCTCTTGAAGGCCCACCTCTAAAATAGGCCTAGATCCACTGATGCTCGTCTCCACCATGGCGCGACCTCTCCCAATGCTAGCACTCCGATCCCATCTTCTCTCCCAACGTCATGGTGGCCATGGTGGTGCGTTCCCACTGCAGCCTGCAGGAGGCAGGTCTGTTGGAGCCTCGGTCTCCAAGACCTCAAAGATCTTCCTCTCCAAGGGGGGCAAACCTCCAATGAAATCCCCAACCTCGATCCATTTCATCAATCCTCGACCGTACCCCAGATCCAAACTCGACGATGGGGAAGGAGGGCACAGTGGATCTGCCATGTAAGTCGATGACAAGCTCCCTGCGACTCTAGAAGCGCCTGCCCAATCACGATAGCATCCAAACCTAGTGAGCAGGTCCCcaatctccctccctctctctctgtgtgtgtgtgtgtgtgtgttagcgATCAGTTCTATGTAAGTCTTGACTGCTTCCCCATGCATGTGTAGCTAGCTCAGTGTTAGTTTCTTATGCAGTTAGATCGATCGTGGCTAACATCCTAGGTTTATAGGCCTTGTCATCCTATAAATGTACACCAAACTCATCAATAAAGTCTTGTTGTGTCAATAGTTCCTACATTTTCCATCATAATATCAATATAGGTTTTGATATCCACCTACACCTCCACTGCCCTCCATCTCTCAGCCTTCATGAGATGTTTGCATTCCCAAACTACTGGCAGGTGATGGCAAGGAAGGAGGAAAggaaagtggttgaggagttgaTCTTGGAGCTAAAGAATGGCCTAACAAGATGGTGAGATGCACATGAAGAAGGCGGTTCATACATGTAGCCCATCATGTTTCTAACGCTTATCTATATATGATGAATTATGCTAAATTGTCATTAAGTTTCAGATGTGACGCGAAAACATGACGACAAATATTTCGTCATAACTTCATCACAGATGATTTTCAATGACAATGTTGGCATTTACTATGACAAAAATGATTCATTATAGATATGGATTTTCTAGTAATTTCTTATGCTCTAGAGGAAGTTGTAATACGCTGATTGGTTGTTATTTCAAGACTGCAAAGCAGGGTAGTTATCTTCTGGTAGTGGAGGTTAGAAGGGATAATAGTCTTAGTCGTCCCCTTCATGAACTTGATGTGTTAGCTGGCCCAGTTACAATTATTTTTtacataaaaaaaacaaaatctaGATATGATAACTTTTACACGTGCcacttcatttgcttctcttttAAAGGGGGTGAAATCCTCAAACTCTTCCAATCTTCAATTTATATTTATCAAATTGATCGACCAACTTTAGTTTTTAATCCTATTTTTAGTGGTTTGATCAGTGGATCGATTCCCTTCATTTCCTAACCGTGTTATGGAGATCACATGCAGTGCAACGCAAAGTTGATGAGCTGCTCATGCTTGCTCAAAGTTATTGTACAAGCACCTTTTATGCCGCTGCATGTGTCTGCTAAAACGTAACCAAAAGGTGCTACttatatatgttatatatatTGTGTAGCAGAAAAGTGATGAACACACACAGCTGTATCTAATTTAGTATAGGAGGTGCTttgggggaagagagagagagagagactgattGAGCCCACTGTAGCACGCATAACAAACGTAGTGtgatcttttcagcttttttttgTTTCCCCTTTTCTTCTTGGGCCAATCTAGATAATAACACCATCTGCTCTTTTTTAGATTTATTTATTTCTTACCTTCTATTTTTCAGATGTGAGTTAGTGGTGCACAATTTTAGGGTGATTGTTGGCCACTTATAGTTGGTATTGTCCTTTTGGTCTTCTTATTACATACTCCCTCCGatccgtcccaaaaagaatgacCCTATGGGTTAGATGCCGGCCAAACCTTTTCaaatttgactcgatttatagagaAACTCTCCTCCGATCAGTTCTATGTAAGTCTTGACTGCTTCCCCATGCATGTGTAGCTAGCTCAGTGTTAGTTTCTTATGCAGTTAGATCGATCGTGGCTAACATCCTAGGTTTATAGGCCTTGTCATCCTATAAATGTACACCAAACTCATCAATAAAGTCTTGTTGTGTCAATAGTTCCTACATTTTCCATCATAATATCAATATAGGTTTTGATATCCACCTACACCTCCACTGCCCTCCATCTCTCAGCCTTCATGAGATGTTTGCATTCCCAAACTACTGGCAGGTGATGGCAAGGAAGGAGGAAAggaaagtggttgaggagttgaTCTTGGAGCTAAAGAATGGCCTAACAAGATGGTGAGATGCACATGAAGAAGGCGGTTCATACATGTAGCCCATCATGTTTCTAACGCTTATCTATATATGATGAATTATGCTAAATTGTCATTAAGTTTCAGATGTGACGCGAAAACATGACGACAAATATTTCGTCATAACTTCATCACAGATGATTTTCAATGACAATGTTGGCATTTACTATGACAAAAATGATTCATTATAGATATGGATTTTCTAGTAATTTCTTATGCTCTAGAGGAAGTTGTAATACGCTGATTGGTTGTTATTTCAAGACTGCAAAGCAGGGTAGTTATCTTCTGGTAGTGGAGGTTAGAAGGGATAATAGTCTTAGTCGTCCCCTTCATGAACTTGATGTGTTAGCTGGCCCAGTTACAATTATTTTTtacataaaaaaaacaaaatctaGATATGATAACTTTTACACGTGCcacttcatttgcttctcttttAAAGGGGGTGAAATCCTCAAACTCTTCCAATCTTCAATTTATATTTATCAAATTGATCGACCAACTTTAGTTTTTAATCCTATTTTTAGTGGTTTGATCAGTGGATCGATTCCCTTCATTTCCTAACCGTGTTATGGAGATCACATGCAGTGCAACGCAAAGTTGATGAGCTGCTCATGCTTGCTCAAAGTTATTGTACAAGCACCTTTTATGCCGCTGCATGTGTCTGCTAAAACGTAACCAAAAGGTGCTACttatatatgttatatatatTGTGTAGCAGAAAAGTGATGAACACACACAGCTGTATCTAATTTAGTATAGGAGGTGCTttgggggaagagagagagagagactgattGAGCCCACTGTAGCACGCATAACAAACGTAGTGtgatcttttcagcttttttttgTTTCCCCTTTTCTTCTTGGGCCAATCTAGATAATAACACCATCTGCTCTTTTTTAGATTTATTTATTTCTTACCTTCTATTTTTCAGATGTGAGTTAGTGGTGCACAATTTTAGGGTGATTGTTGGCCACTTATAGTTGGTATTGTCCTTTTGGTCTTCTTATTACATACTCCCTCCGatccgtcccaaaaagaatgacCCTATGGGTTAGATGCCGGCCAAACCTTTTCaaatttgactcgatttatagagaatattagcaatatttgtatcttcaaataagtttattgtgaaaatatattcaacgattcaactaatgatattaattatacaacataaatattaatattttttatatatatttatttaaagtTGAGACAGTTTGACTTCTAAGGGAGTGAGAATGTCATTCTTTGTGGAACGGAGGGACTACAACATGTACGTAGGAATGTAATTTCAGCATCTTGCGCCCATCATATGGTTGTATATCTAGCATTAACAACATATATCCTCTCTTTTTCTCGCATGTATGTCTATCTCTTCTGCATCATCATGAAAATTCCAACGTGGCAGTAGTATTAATCACCTCTTCAGCACTAGATAAGTACGCAGGTTACATACAGTTTAATTACAAAGCTAACAGTGCAGCAACAACACCATATGCATGCTGTGCCAAAACTAAACACGTACGACGGAGACGTACGTGTTGCCTTTTTTTTCGCGATCGGGATTGTACTCGTGTCACTGCACGTAGACTCTCATATCTCACTGTCACTGGAGACAAGCTAGCTAGCCACTGCCGTTGGAGGCGAGCGCGATGATGTCGAGCGCGACGGAGCAGAGCTGCCTGAGCGCCTCCTCCCTGACCGCCAGCTCCGGCGGGTACTGTGCGGACCTTAGCCGCCGGAACAGCGCCTTGCACACATGCGGGTACTCGGCGGCGGCGCTCACGTGCACGGACGCGAAGTCATAGTCCTGCTGCGCGATGGAGTCCCCGGCGGCAGCCAGCGCGTCCCGGGCCTGGCCGTACTTGGCGGCGCACGTGCGAAGcagcgccgcggcggcggtggccggggCCGCCTGCGCTTTGGACGACGTGGCGGTGCCGTTGGCGAGcgccgcggccgtggcggcgcCGCCCGAGGCGTTGGCGCCCGCCGCGGACACGGCGATGGTGGAGAGCCCGCGGACGTCGGCCGTGGCGCTGGACGGGTCGGCGCCCAGCGCGGACACGCACAGGTCGTAGTAGGCCGTGGAGTTGCAGGTGGTGCGTACTAGCTCCGCCGTGGTTAGTTGAGGAGGCGAGGAGTGCTTGGGGGTGCCGTGGCAGGCGTGGCCGTGGTGCGGCACGGCCGTCGGGACGGAGCGAGTGCCGAGGGTGCTCAGAGGGAGCAGGGCCGACAGGATGAGCACCACCATGGccttcttggtggttgccatagCCATAGGCGCCATTGCTAAAGAGTATATGTGATGATTATGAGGATGAGCTTGTATCTTTCTTGTGTCTGTGTGAAAACTTTGATGATGACTGATGAGGTTGTATTGTATATATGGTTAAGCTTCTGTGTATGGatgagaagatgatgatgagttgtGTG
This DNA window, taken from Miscanthus floridulus cultivar M001 chromosome 13, ASM1932011v1, whole genome shotgun sequence, encodes the following:
- the LOC136501970 gene encoding pectinesterase inhibitor 28-like; its protein translation is MAPMAMATTKKAMVVLILSALLPLSTLGTRSVPTAVPHHGHACHGTPKHSSPPQLTTAELVRTTCNSTAYYDLCVSALGADPSSATADVRGLSTIAVSAAGANASGGAATAAALANGTATSSKAQAAPATAAAALLRTCAAKYGQARDALAAAGDSIAQQDYDFASVHVSAAAEYPHVCKALFRRLRSAQYPPELAVREEALRQLCSVALDIIALASNGSG